One window from the genome of Streptomyces sp. WZ-12 encodes:
- a CDS encoding SixA phosphatase family protein, with the protein MLRHAKSAWPEGVPDHERPLAGRGRRDAPAAGRWLRQQHCAPDVVLCSTSRRTRETWERVAGELGTTEQEQTPRTPQPLRPTAASQAPCPGLAAHPAPEVVFEPRVYQASGAALLEVVRAVPQRWRTALLIGHLPGVQDLVVSLTGGGDDEALARAREKFPTSALAVLTLPGEWADLAPGCAELTDFVVPRGSKDGA; encoded by the coding sequence GTGTTGCGGCACGCGAAATCCGCCTGGCCGGAGGGGGTGCCCGATCACGAGCGTCCGCTCGCGGGCCGGGGCCGTCGGGACGCCCCGGCGGCCGGCCGTTGGTTGCGGCAGCAGCACTGCGCCCCGGACGTGGTGCTCTGCTCGACGTCACGCCGCACCCGCGAAACCTGGGAGCGGGTCGCCGGGGAACTCGGTACGACGGAGCAGGAACAGACACCCCGGACTCCACAGCCACTGCGACCCACCGCGGCGTCCCAGGCGCCTTGTCCGGGGCTTGCCGCGCACCCGGCCCCGGAGGTGGTCTTCGAGCCGCGGGTCTACCAGGCGAGCGGGGCGGCCTTGTTGGAGGTGGTCCGGGCGGTTCCGCAACGGTGGCGGACGGCGCTGTTGATCGGCCATCTACCGGGCGTGCAGGACCTGGTCGTCTCGCTCACCGGCGGCGGGGACGACGAGGCGCTCGCGCGGGCCCGGGAGAAGTTCCCCACCTCGGCGCTCGCGGTGCTGACGCTGCCCGGCGAGTGGGCCGACCTCGCGCCGGGCTGCGCGGAGCTCACCGACTTCGTCGTGCCCCGCGGCTCCAAGGACGGTGCGTGA
- a CDS encoding endo-beta-N-acetylglucosaminidase H: MNTPATAGAKTGPITNAYVEVNNASIANVGKYVLTSNGAQVFDIGIIFAANINSDGKSAYLSFNEQVKAVLDNAAKEIAPLQAKGIKVLLSVLGNHQGVGFANFADEGAAKAFAAQLAKAVTTYGLDGIDFDDEYADYPTSGPGQPNAWSFPYLVRAVRNELPKDKILSLYFIGPASQTLSYDGIEVGDLLNYSWNPYYGTWGVPAVPHLDKAHLGPAAIDIQNTSTEEANGLAQQTVDNGYGVFNTYNLPDADVSTYLSSVTKPLYGSDVTYLGGSA, from the coding sequence GTGAACACTCCGGCCACCGCAGGCGCGAAGACCGGCCCGATCACCAATGCCTATGTCGAGGTCAACAACGCCAGCATCGCCAACGTCGGCAAGTACGTCCTGACCTCGAACGGCGCCCAGGTCTTCGACATCGGCATCATCTTCGCCGCGAACATCAACTCCGATGGGAAGAGCGCCTACCTGTCCTTCAACGAACAAGTGAAGGCGGTCCTCGACAACGCCGCCAAGGAGATCGCCCCGCTCCAGGCCAAGGGCATCAAGGTCCTGCTGTCCGTCCTCGGCAACCACCAGGGGGTCGGTTTCGCCAACTTCGCCGACGAGGGCGCCGCGAAGGCGTTCGCGGCGCAGTTGGCCAAGGCGGTGACCACCTACGGCCTGGACGGCATCGACTTCGACGACGAGTACGCGGACTACCCCACCAGCGGCCCGGGGCAGCCGAATGCCTGGTCGTTCCCCTACCTGGTCAGGGCGGTGCGCAACGAACTGCCGAAGGACAAGATCCTCTCCCTGTACTTCATCGGGCCCGCCTCACAGACCCTGTCCTACGACGGGATCGAGGTCGGCGACCTGCTCAACTACAGCTGGAATCCCTATTACGGCACCTGGGGCGTGCCTGCCGTGCCCCATCTGGACAAGGCACACCTGGGCCCGGCCGCGATCGACATCCAGAACACCTCGACGGAGGAGGCCAACGGCCTGGCGCAGCAGACCGTTGACAACGGCTACGGCGTCTTCAACACCTACAACCTTCCCGACGCCGACGTCAGCACGTACCTCTCCTCCGTCACCAAGCCGCTGTACGGCAGCGACGTCACCTACCTCGGGGGCTCGGCCTAG
- a CDS encoding molybdopterin-dependent oxidoreductase, with product MTETRGYCTLCKSRCGAIYQIESGALMGVRPDPDHPTGAALCPKGRAAPELVRNPARLTRPLRRTTPRTDPNPRWREISWEEAMAEIGERLAHFRDTTGPESVAFSVTSPSATPMSDSIEWVERFIHLYGSPNICYGTENCNWHKDFAHAFTFGTGQPSPDFPATDLTVLWGHNPAKTWLARSAALAEARARGARLAVIDPRRTTSAMQADHWLRVRPGTDGALALGLADLVLRRHGGDQDFLRSWTNGPLLIREDDGRFLTADELVPGQAGFVVWDEAARGPEVYDTAFAATAPHRFALRGSYRVRTRSGTLTCRPAFQRYLDAVTAWPLQRTVDVTGVDAAALTAFADDVATARSVSYGTWTGVGQHSDATQTDRAIATLYALTGSYDAPGGNVVLPQQPLAATARPLATEQAAKALGLAERPLGPPASGWITSRDLCRAVIDGDPYPVRALVSFGGNMLLSQPDPQRTAQALRQLEFSVHIDLFENPTSRFADLLLPASTPWEREGLRAGFEGSHQAQQRVQLRPRMLDPLGETRSELDLVFDLAGRLGLGSEFFDGDIEAAWNHQLQPLGLTVDQLRQAPGGIDVPLPMRYRKYAETGPDGRVTGFATPTRRVELYSQRLLDHGYSPVPEPAAPPTDPTFPLTLTCAKNGYYCHSQQRGLSSLRKRYPEPLVEIGERVAADRGIGHDDLVEIRTRNATVRMRARIEPGLHPDTVLADYGWWQSSPDLALPGSDPLADGEQNYNLLIDDAAHDPVSGSVPLRGTACDLRRVPTQSWDGAREFVVDTTHAVTDEIRELLLRPATGGSLPAFRPGQHITLAQAGNPTTTRAYSLTGPARDDALGAYRLAVRRVDGGTLSPVVHRDLAPGTRVLVTAPSGVFAIPTDHDLPVVLLAAGVGITPFLGYLETLAADGGSVPQVVLHYGNRNRRTHAYATRIAELQRSIPQLTVIDHYSRPDAADRPGEHYTTTGRIGAHHIDPELIRRRARFYLCGPQDMIDALTGGLTARGVPKFDIFAERFHATPRTVGLPPNATATVRFARSQRELTWSSGDGTLLELGEKAGLPLPNGCRLGQCESCALPLLHGQVAHLVAPADDLPEEQILTCQAVPLTDIELDA from the coding sequence ATGACCGAGACGCGTGGCTACTGCACCCTCTGCAAGTCCCGCTGCGGCGCGATCTACCAGATCGAGTCGGGCGCGCTGATGGGCGTGCGCCCGGACCCCGACCACCCCACCGGCGCGGCGCTGTGCCCCAAGGGCCGGGCCGCCCCCGAACTCGTCCGCAACCCGGCCCGACTGACCCGTCCGCTGCGCCGCACGACACCGCGCACCGACCCCAACCCCCGCTGGCGGGAGATCAGTTGGGAGGAGGCCATGGCGGAGATCGGCGAACGCCTGGCGCACTTCCGGGACACCACCGGGCCCGAGAGCGTCGCGTTCTCGGTCACCTCCCCCAGCGCCACTCCGATGAGCGACTCCATCGAGTGGGTGGAACGTTTCATCCATCTCTACGGCAGCCCCAACATCTGCTACGGCACCGAGAACTGCAACTGGCACAAGGACTTCGCGCACGCCTTCACCTTCGGCACCGGCCAGCCCTCCCCCGACTTCCCCGCCACCGACCTGACGGTGCTCTGGGGGCATAATCCGGCCAAGACCTGGCTGGCGCGCTCGGCGGCCCTCGCCGAGGCGCGCGCCCGCGGGGCCCGGCTCGCCGTCATCGACCCCCGCCGGACCACCAGCGCGATGCAGGCCGACCACTGGCTGCGGGTCAGGCCAGGCACCGACGGTGCCCTCGCGCTCGGGCTCGCCGACCTCGTCCTGCGCCGCCACGGCGGCGACCAGGACTTCCTGCGCTCCTGGACCAACGGCCCGCTCCTGATACGCGAGGACGACGGCCGCTTCCTGACCGCGGACGAACTCGTCCCCGGCCAGGCCGGTTTCGTCGTCTGGGACGAGGCCGCCCGCGGCCCCGAGGTCTACGACACGGCGTTCGCCGCCACCGCACCCCACCGCTTCGCGCTCCGCGGCAGCTACCGGGTCCGCACCCGCTCCGGCACGCTCACCTGCCGGCCCGCCTTCCAACGCTATCTCGACGCCGTGACCGCCTGGCCGCTCCAACGCACCGTCGACGTAACGGGAGTTGACGCCGCCGCCCTCACCGCCTTCGCTGATGACGTGGCCACGGCCCGGTCGGTCAGTTACGGCACCTGGACCGGGGTCGGCCAACACTCCGACGCCACCCAGACCGACCGCGCCATCGCCACCCTGTACGCCCTCACCGGCAGCTATGACGCCCCCGGCGGCAACGTCGTCCTGCCGCAACAGCCCCTCGCCGCTACCGCCCGACCCCTCGCCACCGAGCAGGCGGCCAAGGCACTGGGACTGGCCGAACGTCCCCTCGGCCCACCGGCGTCCGGCTGGATCACCTCGCGCGACCTGTGCAGGGCCGTCATCGACGGCGACCCCTACCCGGTGCGGGCCCTCGTCTCCTTCGGCGGCAACATGCTGCTGTCCCAACCCGACCCCCAACGCACCGCACAGGCCCTGCGGCAACTCGAATTCAGCGTCCACATCGACCTGTTCGAGAACCCCACCTCGCGATTCGCGGACCTCCTGCTGCCCGCCAGCACACCCTGGGAGCGGGAAGGTCTGCGCGCCGGCTTCGAGGGCTCCCACCAGGCCCAACAGCGCGTACAACTACGCCCCCGGATGCTCGACCCGCTCGGCGAGACCCGTTCCGAACTCGACCTCGTCTTCGACCTCGCGGGCCGGCTCGGCCTCGGCTCGGAGTTCTTCGACGGCGACATCGAGGCCGCCTGGAACCACCAACTCCAGCCCCTCGGCCTGACGGTGGACCAGCTCCGCCAGGCACCCGGCGGCATCGACGTGCCGCTGCCGATGCGGTACCGCAAGTACGCCGAGACCGGGCCCGACGGGCGGGTGACCGGCTTCGCCACCCCCACCAGGCGCGTCGAGCTGTACTCGCAGCGCCTCCTCGACCACGGCTACTCCCCCGTGCCCGAGCCGGCCGCCCCGCCCACCGACCCCACCTTCCCCCTGACCCTGACCTGCGCCAAGAACGGCTACTACTGCCACAGTCAGCAGCGCGGGCTGTCCTCCCTGCGCAAGCGCTACCCCGAACCGCTCGTCGAGATCGGCGAGCGGGTGGCGGCCGACCGCGGCATCGGCCACGACGACCTGGTGGAAATCAGGACCCGCAACGCCACCGTCCGGATGCGCGCCCGCATCGAGCCCGGCCTGCACCCCGACACCGTGCTCGCCGACTACGGCTGGTGGCAGAGCTCCCCGGACCTCGCCCTGCCCGGCTCCGATCCCCTGGCCGACGGCGAACAGAACTACAACCTCCTCATCGACGACGCCGCGCACGACCCGGTCAGCGGCTCGGTGCCGCTGCGCGGCACCGCTTGTGACCTCCGGCGCGTACCGACCCAATCCTGGGACGGTGCACGGGAGTTCGTCGTCGACACGACCCATGCGGTGACCGACGAGATCCGCGAGCTGCTGCTGCGTCCCGCCACCGGCGGCTCCCTCCCCGCCTTCCGTCCCGGACAACACATCACCCTCGCCCAGGCAGGCAACCCCACCACCACCCGCGCCTACTCCCTCACCGGCCCGGCCCGCGACGACGCGCTGGGGGCCTACCGGCTCGCCGTCCGACGCGTCGACGGCGGCACCCTCTCCCCCGTCGTCCACCGCGACCTGGCCCCAGGCACCCGCGTGCTCGTCACCGCCCCCTCGGGCGTCTTCGCGATCCCCACCGACCACGACCTGCCGGTGGTCCTGCTCGCCGCCGGCGTCGGCATCACCCCCTTCCTCGGCTACCTCGAAACCCTGGCGGCCGACGGCGGTTCGGTGCCCCAGGTCGTCCTGCACTACGGCAACCGCAACCGCCGCACCCACGCCTATGCGACCCGGATCGCGGAACTGCAGCGGTCGATCCCCCAACTCACGGTCATCGACCACTACAGCCGCCCCGACGCCGCGGACCGGCCCGGCGAGCACTACACCACCACCGGCCGCATCGGCGCACACCACATCGACCCCGAACTCATCCGCCGCCGCGCCCGCTTCTACCTCTGCGGCCCGCAAGACATGATCGACGCCCTGACCGGCGGGCTGACCGCGCGCGGCGTACCGAAGTTCGACATCTTCGCCGAGCGGTTCCACGCCACCCCACGCACCGTCGGCCTCCCCCCGAACGCCACCGCAACCGTCCGTTTCGCCCGCTCGCAGCGCGAGTTGACCTGGAGCAGCGGGGACGGCACCCTGCTCGAACTCGGCGAGAAGGCGGGGCTCCCGCTCCCCAACGGCTGCCGCCTCGGCCAGTGCGAAAGCTGCGCCCTCCCCCTCCTGCACGGCCAGGTCGCCCACCTCGTCGCCCCCGCCGACGACCTGCCCGAGGAGCAGATCCTCACCTGCCAGGCCGTCCCCCTCACCGACATCGAACTGGACGCCTAG
- a CDS encoding MiAMP1 family antimicrobial peptide (Members of this family of antimicrobial peptides occur in plants, but also in bacterial genera such as Microbispora, Herbidospora, and Streptomyces.), which translates to MRSSLLSSTFVRRVGAGLAAIVTFGGLTAAPATAAEPRTYGMTSSFVAYEGTSFSGRSQDINGCGFHGIPFHGSYRWIPRGQDGRMHNAADGRDAVHTVLRSNRGAEQSTPFGWRSMYIVC; encoded by the coding sequence ATGCGCAGTTCCCTGCTCAGCTCGACGTTCGTCCGCCGCGTCGGGGCGGGACTGGCGGCGATAGTGACGTTCGGCGGCCTCACGGCGGCTCCGGCGACCGCGGCCGAGCCCCGCACGTACGGCATGACCTCGTCGTTCGTCGCCTACGAAGGGACAAGTTTCTCGGGGCGGTCTCAAGACATCAACGGCTGTGGATTCCACGGCATCCCGTTCCACGGCTCCTACCGGTGGATCCCTCGGGGGCAGGACGGCCGTATGCACAACGCGGCCGACGGACGCGACGCGGTCCACACCGTCCTCCGCAGCAACCGCGGCGCGGAACAGTCCAC